A genome region from Methylobacterium sp. FF17 includes the following:
- a CDS encoding MFS transporter: MSAGLVMTAAKRSRVRLLIVTMLFFATTINYADRATLSIAGPSLAKDLGLDAVSMGYVFSAFAWSYVLAQLPGGWLLDRYGAKWVYAAAIFLWSAFTLLQGAVGFFTGFTAVAVLFSLRLLVGLSEAPVFPANARITAAWFPTSERGTASAFFNSSQYFATVLFTPIMGYVVHHYGWHHVFTLMGVLGIAFALLWTQVMYGPKEHPAINKAERDYIEEGGALLDMDGRGAAAPVNAGRTIRQLLSNRMLLGIYIGQYCITTLTYFFLTWFPVYLVKERGLSILQAGFAAVLPALCGFIGGILGGWISDMLLKRGYSLTASRKIPIVGGMLLSMSIIGCNYVQADALVVGLMALAFFGKGIGALGWAVVSDTSPRATGGLNGGLFNTFGNTAGITTPIVIGYIVQQTGSFNGALVFVGLNALVAVFCYLVIVGEIKRVELH; encoded by the coding sequence ATGAGCGCCGGTCTGGTCATGACCGCGGCGAAGCGGAGTCGTGTTCGGCTCCTCATCGTCACGATGCTGTTTTTTGCCACCACCATCAACTATGCCGACCGCGCGACGCTCTCCATCGCCGGTCCGTCGCTCGCCAAGGATCTCGGTCTCGACGCCGTCTCCATGGGCTACGTGTTCTCGGCCTTCGCCTGGTCCTACGTCCTGGCGCAGCTGCCGGGCGGATGGCTGCTCGATCGCTACGGGGCGAAATGGGTCTACGCCGCCGCGATCTTCCTGTGGTCGGCCTTCACGCTGCTGCAGGGGGCGGTCGGCTTCTTCACCGGGTTCACGGCGGTCGCCGTCCTCTTCAGCCTCCGGCTCCTGGTGGGGCTCTCCGAAGCCCCGGTCTTCCCGGCCAATGCGCGCATCACCGCCGCCTGGTTCCCGACCTCCGAGCGCGGCACCGCCTCGGCCTTCTTCAACTCCTCGCAATACTTCGCCACGGTGCTGTTCACCCCGATCATGGGCTACGTCGTGCACCATTACGGCTGGCACCACGTCTTCACCCTGATGGGCGTGCTCGGCATCGCCTTCGCGCTCCTCTGGACGCAGGTGATGTACGGACCCAAGGAGCACCCGGCGATCAACAAGGCCGAGCGGGACTACATCGAGGAAGGCGGCGCCCTCCTCGACATGGACGGGCGGGGCGCGGCGGCGCCGGTGAATGCCGGCCGCACGATCCGCCAGCTTCTGTCGAACCGCATGCTGCTCGGCATCTATATCGGGCAGTACTGCATCACGACGCTGACCTACTTCTTCCTGACCTGGTTTCCGGTCTACCTCGTCAAGGAGCGGGGCCTGTCGATCCTGCAGGCCGGCTTCGCGGCGGTGCTGCCGGCGCTCTGCGGTTTCATCGGCGGCATCCTCGGCGGCTGGATCTCGGACATGCTGCTCAAGCGCGGCTACTCGCTGACGGCCTCGCGAAAGATCCCGATCGTGGGCGGCATGCTGCTCTCGATGAGCATCATCGGCTGCAACTACGTCCAGGCCGATGCCCTCGTGGTCGGGCTGATGGCGCTGGCCTTCTTCGGCAAGGGCATCGGGGCGCTGGGCTGGGCCGTCGTTTCCGACACCTCGCCCCGCGCCACCGGCGGGCTGAACGGCGGCCTGTTCAACACCTTCGGCAACACCGCCGGCATCACCACCCCGATCGTGATCGGCTACATCGTCCAGCAGACCGGCTCCTTCAACGGCGCCCTCGTCTTCGTCGGCCTCAACGCGCTGGTGGCGGTGTTCTGCTATCTCGTCATCGTCGGTGAGATCAAACGGGTGGAGCTGCACTGA